From Deinococcus malanensis, the proteins below share one genomic window:
- the nusB gene encoding transcription antitermination factor NusB → MTRRREKALQPVGTRRAAREFVFRVLFEADRGDLPLDTVFTRSEGAMREGDDTFPQLSADALTFANELVRGLEQHQGDIDATLRRTIRGWSFDQMAQTDLNVLRLAAYELTYTPEPHPPVIESAVRIARKFGGDDSGRFVNGVLAGLSRSLQSSGPARSDCQTDSAQD, encoded by the coding sequence TTGACGCGCCGCCGGGAAAAGGCGTTGCAGCCTGTGGGCACACGCCGGGCTGCCCGCGAATTCGTGTTCCGGGTGCTGTTCGAGGCCGACCGCGGTGACCTGCCTCTGGATACCGTTTTTACCCGCTCAGAGGGCGCCATGAGGGAGGGCGACGACACGTTTCCCCAGTTGAGTGCCGATGCCCTGACGTTTGCCAACGAACTGGTGCGCGGACTGGAGCAGCACCAGGGAGATATAGATGCGACACTGCGCCGGACCATCCGGGGCTGGAGCTTCGATCAGATGGCCCAGACCGACCTGAACGTCCTGCGGCTGGCGGCGTATGAGCTGACCTATACGCCGGAGCCGCATCCGCCCGTCATCGAGAGCGCGGTGCGTATCGCGCGCAAATTTGGTGGAGACGACTCCGGTCGCTTCGTCAACGGGGTTCTCGCTGGGCTGAGCCGAAGCCTGCAGTCCTCGGGCCCGGCCCGGTCTGACTGCCAGACTGACTCCGCGCAGGACTAG
- a CDS encoding Asp23/Gls24 family envelope stress response protein, which produces MSTSEVEISKSVLLDIAATTLEGIEGTEISSAPIKVGEVLRNQQGARKPRALKVTREGNDVTVDVGLNVDYGRNLVTVSQQAQREVCENIELMTGLKVRAVNVTVQGVCLPKGSAA; this is translated from the coding sequence ATGAGCACCAGTGAAGTCGAAATCAGCAAAAGTGTCCTGCTGGACATTGCCGCCACTACCCTGGAAGGCATCGAGGGCACCGAGATCTCCAGCGCTCCTATCAAAGTCGGAGAAGTTCTTCGCAACCAGCAGGGTGCCCGTAAGCCCCGCGCCCTGAAAGTGACCCGCGAAGGTAACGACGTTACGGTGGACGTCGGCCTCAACGTGGATTACGGACGCAACCTGGTAACCGTGTCGCAGCAGGCCCAGCGTGAGGTGTGCGAGAACATCGAACTGATGACCGGGCTCAAGGTCCGGGCCGTGAACGTCACCGTGCAGGGCGTCTGCCTGCCGAAAGGAAGTGCCGCTTGA
- the ligA gene encoding NAD-dependent DNA ligase LigA, translating to MDQAALPDDHARYLSLRAEVARHNRAYYEQDAPEIPDDEYDALARALRDLEARHPEWVEDESPVRTVGGAPSSAFQPVAHPTPMTSLDNVFDDAELRDWQEKLARSLNLPPESDDFTFTGELKIDGLSVNLYYLDGALQWAATRGNGRVGEMVTAQVLTVPGIPQQLKGIKGQLEVRGEVYLSRADFAAFNAQAEELGTTLLKNPRNGAAGALRQKDPEVTRTRNLKAIFYSLGKRDGVGARTQSEVLQWLAGQGFPVSHYSETFRGYAAAADYHRRMTEARSNFEFDADGTVIKLDPLSLQEEAGFTSRAPRWAIAFKFPVEQVETVLESITVNVGRTGKLAPLAHLAPRLIEGSTVSKATLHNEDYIHQMDLRIGDTVVVRKSGGVIPQIMRVVTEKRPEGAVPFVFPTHCPECGHEATRAEGDANTYCPNPACPAQRFERIRYFVSRGAMDVRGIGEKLVMQVIEHGLVRDAADLYLLTAEQLSGLERGGEKKAQNILSQLEASKTRPLWRLINALGMTHVGERNAQALARAFGSLDALLQATEEQIEAVPGMGGVIAVSVSAALADPTMRDLIARLRAAGLTPEEEQTGRGEQLAGVNFVITGSLSRPRDELKSLLEAAGARVTGSVTKKTSYLVAGQDAGSKLDRARELAVPVLDEAALDTLLQERGVPVPGVQAPAAPTV from the coding sequence ATGGATCAGGCCGCCCTGCCCGACGACCACGCCCGCTACCTTTCCCTGCGTGCCGAGGTCGCCCGCCACAACCGCGCCTACTACGAACAGGACGCGCCGGAAATTCCTGACGACGAGTACGACGCCCTGGCCCGCGCGTTGCGAGACCTGGAAGCCCGGCACCCCGAGTGGGTGGAGGACGAGAGTCCGGTACGGACGGTGGGCGGCGCGCCGAGTTCGGCCTTCCAGCCCGTGGCGCATCCTACCCCCATGACCAGCCTGGACAATGTGTTTGATGATGCGGAACTGCGTGACTGGCAGGAAAAACTGGCACGTTCACTGAACCTGCCTCCCGAATCGGACGACTTTACTTTTACAGGTGAACTTAAGATCGACGGTCTGAGTGTCAACCTGTATTACCTGGACGGCGCACTTCAGTGGGCGGCCACGCGCGGCAATGGCAGGGTGGGGGAGATGGTGACTGCTCAGGTGCTGACCGTTCCGGGAATTCCACAGCAGCTGAAAGGCATAAAAGGCCAGCTGGAAGTCCGCGGCGAGGTATATCTGAGCCGGGCAGACTTCGCTGCCTTCAATGCCCAGGCCGAAGAACTGGGCACGACTTTGCTCAAGAATCCTCGCAACGGCGCTGCGGGAGCGCTGCGTCAGAAGGACCCGGAGGTAACCCGAACCCGCAACCTCAAGGCCATTTTTTATAGTCTCGGCAAGCGCGACGGCGTCGGCGCCCGGACACAGAGCGAGGTGCTCCAATGGCTGGCAGGCCAGGGGTTTCCGGTCAGCCATTACAGCGAGACCTTCCGCGGTTACGCCGCCGCCGCTGACTATCACCGCCGGATGACCGAGGCGCGCTCAAACTTCGAATTCGATGCCGATGGCACCGTGATCAAGCTTGATCCTCTGAGCCTGCAGGAGGAAGCCGGTTTTACCAGCAGGGCGCCGCGCTGGGCGATAGCCTTCAAGTTTCCGGTCGAGCAGGTGGAAACGGTCCTCGAATCGATCACCGTCAACGTGGGCCGCACGGGGAAGCTTGCGCCGCTGGCACACCTGGCCCCACGCCTGATCGAGGGCAGCACCGTCAGCAAAGCTACCCTGCACAACGAGGACTACATTCACCAGATGGACCTGCGGATCGGCGATACCGTGGTGGTTCGCAAGTCAGGCGGGGTTATTCCGCAGATCATGCGGGTGGTGACCGAAAAGCGCCCGGAAGGTGCCGTGCCGTTCGTCTTTCCTACCCATTGCCCGGAATGCGGCCACGAGGCCACCCGCGCCGAAGGAGACGCCAACACCTATTGCCCCAATCCTGCCTGCCCGGCCCAGCGTTTCGAGCGGATCCGCTATTTCGTGTCGCGGGGTGCGATGGATGTTCGCGGCATCGGCGAGAAGCTGGTCATGCAGGTGATCGAACATGGTCTGGTCCGCGACGCTGCCGACCTTTATCTGCTGACCGCCGAGCAGCTGTCGGGACTGGAACGCGGGGGCGAAAAGAAGGCGCAGAACATCCTAAGCCAGCTCGAAGCCAGCAAAACGCGGCCCCTGTGGCGGTTGATCAATGCGCTGGGTATGACGCACGTCGGCGAGCGGAATGCTCAGGCTCTGGCGCGTGCGTTCGGCAGCCTGGACGCCCTGCTGCAGGCCACCGAGGAACAGATCGAGGCGGTTCCGGGGATGGGCGGCGTGATTGCTGTGAGCGTCAGCGCGGCGCTGGCCGACCCCACCATGCGCGACCTGATTGCCCGCCTGCGCGCCGCCGGCCTGACCCCTGAAGAGGAGCAAACCGGGCGCGGGGAGCAGCTGGCGGGCGTGAATTTCGTGATCACCGGGTCCCTTTCCCGGCCGAGGGACGAGCTTAAGAGCCTGTTGGAAGCGGCGGGCGCGCGGGTCACGGGGAGTGTGACCAAGAAGACCAGCTACCTTGTCGCCGGGCAGGACGCCGGAAGCAAACTTGACCGGGCGCGTGAACTGGCCGTGCCGGTGCTTGATGAGGCGGCCCTGGACACGCTGTTGCAGGAACGTGGAGTACCGGTTCCGGGCGTTCAGGCGCCTGCCGCGCCCACCGTCTAA
- a CDS encoding BMP family lipoprotein, with product MKKFLTLALALTTTLASAQTLRVGMAYDAGGKFDKSFNQSAYEGSLRATKNLGVKVNDFEPSDPSQIIQGIRSFANEGFDLTVGVGFANNASITQVAKENPDLYFGLVDDVSQQKNVASLVFAEQEGSYLVGYLAGMNSATGVVGFVGGMDIPLIHKFEAGYTAGVKAANPKARVIAQYVGTTPDAWNNPGKAKEIAASMRAKGADIIFAAAGGSGNGVIDYIKQTQCIKASGSIKFTSNNFAKVPKSASYQRACAGNTRPMFFIGVDSNQNYLGDFDKRPATLNHGLTSMLKRVDNAVYSLINDVKADRFKGGERRFGLRENGVGYAVDQYNRALIPSSQIIKLESIKTRIIKGQIKVPTK from the coding sequence ATGAAGAAATTTCTGACCCTGGCCCTTGCCCTGACGACCACCCTTGCCTCCGCCCAGACCCTGCGTGTTGGCATGGCCTACGACGCCGGCGGCAAGTTCGATAAGAGCTTTAACCAGAGCGCCTACGAAGGCAGCCTGCGCGCCACCAAGAACCTGGGCGTGAAGGTCAATGACTTCGAACCCAGCGACCCCAGCCAGATCATTCAGGGCATCCGCTCCTTCGCCAACGAGGGCTTCGACCTGACCGTGGGCGTCGGCTTTGCCAACAACGCCAGCATCACCCAGGTCGCCAAGGAAAACCCTGACCTGTACTTCGGTCTGGTAGACGACGTCTCCCAGCAGAAAAACGTGGCCAGCCTGGTCTTTGCTGAGCAGGAAGGCAGCTACCTGGTCGGATACCTGGCCGGCATGAACAGTGCCACCGGCGTGGTCGGGTTCGTGGGCGGCATGGACATCCCCCTGATCCACAAGTTTGAGGCCGGCTACACCGCGGGCGTCAAGGCCGCCAATCCCAAGGCGCGCGTCATCGCCCAGTACGTGGGTACCACCCCTGACGCCTGGAACAACCCTGGCAAGGCCAAGGAAATCGCGGCCAGCATGCGCGCCAAGGGTGCTGACATCATCTTTGCTGCTGCCGGCGGCAGCGGCAACGGCGTGATCGACTACATCAAGCAGACCCAGTGCATCAAGGCCAGCGGCAGCATCAAGTTCACCAGCAACAACTTCGCCAAGGTGCCCAAGAGTGCGTCCTACCAGCGCGCCTGCGCCGGCAACACCCGTCCGATGTTCTTTATTGGTGTGGACAGCAACCAGAACTACCTGGGCGACTTCGACAAGCGTCCCGCGACCCTGAACCACGGCCTGACCAGCATGCTCAAGCGCGTGGACAACGCCGTGTACTCGCTGATCAACGACGTCAAGGCTGACCGCTTCAAGGGTGGCGAACGCCGCTTCGGTCTGCGCGAGAACGGCGTGGGCTATGCGGTCGACCAGTACAACCGCGCCCTGATCCCCTCTTCTCAGATCATCAAGCTCGAGAGCATCAAGACCCGCATCATCAAGGGCCAGATCAAGGTTCCGACCAAGTAA
- a CDS encoding protease complex subunit PrcB family protein, whose amino-acid sequence MNKTLFLALGFSAGLLSACSMTGPSNLRVHEVLLYGGTQERITWVYGNLSGGPSSLRIGGATTEVRAQVQDPLALPGTLSVNGGATYRAPTTRMEQKLSVTRGTDGLFTVVQNMAVPVRALYYTDGRSWQKLSGTSGVVRAETVQGLRGAGRLTDAEGTVLATALQGQGPLAVAVLDETRVPDAALAVEPRPTEYLRTALYILPGVVTLARSAPAVPAPTQPAPTQPAPTPPASSAPSTGARVNITEVAQGNNATVTSFSVQVATTQAAASALYAQAYGRQTSPPSPPSVAGGTLVGVFLGQRTTGGYAVRVTGASASAGTLTLTVRVTAPGPDSITTQAITSPWAIVRVPGTFTRVNVVDEQGRPLSDQSGGGQSR is encoded by the coding sequence ATGAACAAGACACTTTTCCTGGCGCTGGGCTTCAGTGCCGGTCTCCTTTCTGCCTGCAGCATGACCGGTCCCAGCAATCTGCGCGTACACGAGGTCCTGCTGTACGGCGGAACCCAGGAACGGATCACCTGGGTCTACGGCAACCTCAGTGGCGGCCCCAGCAGCCTCAGGATTGGAGGTGCGACCACCGAGGTCCGTGCCCAGGTCCAGGATCCCCTTGCCCTGCCCGGCACGCTCAGTGTCAACGGTGGTGCCACCTACCGCGCTCCGACCACCCGTATGGAGCAGAAGCTGAGCGTGACGCGCGGCACCGATGGCCTGTTCACGGTCGTGCAGAACATGGCCGTGCCGGTGCGTGCGCTGTACTACACCGATGGCCGCAGCTGGCAGAAGCTCTCGGGAACCTCGGGCGTGGTGCGGGCGGAAACTGTGCAGGGGCTGCGCGGCGCAGGGCGGCTGACGGATGCCGAGGGCACAGTCCTGGCCACCGCTCTTCAGGGCCAGGGCCCGCTGGCAGTGGCCGTTCTGGACGAGACCCGGGTTCCCGACGCGGCACTGGCGGTAGAACCACGGCCCACCGAATACCTGCGCACGGCGCTGTATATCCTTCCCGGTGTCGTTACCCTGGCGCGGAGCGCTCCTGCGGTGCCTGCCCCCACCCAGCCGGCGCCCACTCAGCCAGCCCCGACCCCACCTGCCAGCAGCGCCCCCAGTACAGGAGCACGCGTGAATATCACCGAAGTGGCCCAGGGCAACAACGCAACTGTAACGTCGTTCAGTGTGCAGGTGGCCACGACCCAGGCCGCCGCCAGCGCGCTGTACGCCCAGGCCTATGGCCGCCAGACCAGCCCCCCATCGCCACCGAGCGTGGCCGGTGGAACGCTGGTCGGCGTGTTCCTGGGCCAGCGCACCACCGGCGGGTATGCCGTCCGGGTCACCGGAGCCAGTGCCAGCGCAGGTACCCTCACGCTCACGGTCCGGGTGACGGCACCGGGACCGGACAGCATCACGACGCAGGCCATCACGAGCCCGTGGGCGATCGTTCGGGTGCCCGGTACGTTTACCCGGGTGAACGTGGTCGATGAGCAGGGGCGTCCCCTGTCGGATCAGTCGGGCGGCGGCCAGTCGCGCTAA
- a CDS encoding DNA repair protein RecN — MTRKARSPRAATVTSPPAVEAAPVGPALARLEVRNLATIESLDLDFAPGFSVFTGETGAGKSIIVDALGLLLGARANTDLIRTGEEGLLVSGFWQDEEIASRRVTTQGRSTARLDGEVVSLRELQDWAQRRLTIHWQHSAVSLLSPANQRALLDRQVPGELQGYQEAYRTWQEARERLETLRATDRERARQLDLLTFQAQEIAQVAPQIGEEEPLQADLMRLSNLDTIAQGAAGALELLSEAEENATGYLAEAVRALNASARYDETSAQLQVELRTAMESVQAIVGELRNVAESSAPDPEELARVEGRLGTLSKLRAKYGPTLDDVLEFHAGVEQELALLTRDEQDAGTLDAEVSHLRTLVEQAGRCLDEARTRRAGPLAAELVEVIRQLGMPHARLEFLPTPHPEPTAHGLSDVTLRFTANPGEELAPLSDVASGGELSRVMLAISTVLGADTPAVVFDEVDAGIGGGAALAVAAQLGRLARERQVFVVTHLAQIAARADHHYKVEKAVEGGRTVSRVRRLVPAERLEEIARMLSGNTSDAALKHARELLDVPHVS, encoded by the coding sequence GTGACCCGTAAGGCCCGCTCTCCCCGCGCTGCAACTGTGACAAGCCCGCCAGCAGTTGAAGCTGCGCCGGTGGGTCCGGCGCTGGCAAGGCTGGAAGTCCGCAACCTGGCCACCATAGAAAGCCTGGATCTGGACTTCGCCCCCGGGTTCAGTGTCTTTACCGGGGAAACCGGCGCCGGGAAAAGCATTATCGTGGACGCGTTGGGCCTGCTGCTGGGCGCCCGCGCCAACACCGACCTGATCCGCACGGGTGAGGAAGGTCTGCTGGTCAGTGGATTCTGGCAGGACGAAGAGATCGCCAGCCGGCGGGTGACCACCCAGGGCCGCAGCACCGCCCGCCTGGACGGGGAAGTGGTGAGTCTGCGTGAGCTGCAGGACTGGGCTCAGCGTCGCCTGACCATTCACTGGCAGCACAGCGCGGTCAGCCTGCTGTCCCCAGCCAATCAACGCGCCCTCCTTGACCGGCAGGTGCCTGGGGAACTGCAGGGCTACCAGGAGGCCTACCGCACCTGGCAGGAGGCCAGGGAACGGCTCGAAACACTGCGCGCCACCGACCGCGAGCGGGCCCGTCAACTGGACCTGCTGACCTTCCAGGCTCAGGAAATTGCACAGGTCGCTCCGCAGATCGGTGAGGAAGAGCCCCTGCAGGCCGATCTGATGCGGCTGTCCAACCTCGATACCATTGCGCAGGGAGCGGCCGGGGCGCTGGAACTGCTGAGCGAAGCCGAAGAGAACGCCACCGGATACCTCGCGGAGGCGGTGCGCGCCCTGAATGCCAGTGCCCGGTATGACGAGACCAGTGCCCAGTTGCAGGTTGAACTGCGCACGGCAATGGAAAGCGTACAGGCCATCGTGGGGGAATTGCGCAACGTGGCCGAAAGCAGCGCCCCTGATCCGGAGGAACTGGCCCGCGTCGAGGGCCGCCTCGGGACCCTCAGCAAACTGCGCGCCAAGTATGGGCCGACCCTGGACGATGTCCTGGAGTTTCACGCTGGTGTGGAGCAGGAACTGGCCCTGTTGACCCGTGACGAGCAGGACGCCGGCACACTGGACGCCGAGGTCAGCCATCTGCGCACGCTGGTCGAGCAGGCCGGCCGCTGCCTGGATGAGGCCCGGACCCGCCGGGCCGGTCCCCTTGCTGCGGAGCTGGTCGAAGTCATCCGGCAGCTGGGCATGCCCCACGCACGGTTGGAGTTTCTGCCCACCCCGCACCCTGAGCCGACCGCGCACGGATTAAGTGACGTCACTCTACGCTTCACCGCCAACCCCGGAGAGGAACTGGCTCCGCTCTCCGACGTGGCCTCGGGCGGTGAACTGTCGCGGGTGATGCTGGCCATCAGCACGGTGCTGGGAGCGGATACCCCCGCTGTGGTGTTCGACGAGGTGGACGCGGGCATCGGGGGAGGCGCGGCGCTGGCGGTGGCCGCACAACTGGGCCGGCTGGCCCGTGAGCGGCAGGTCTTCGTGGTGACACACCTGGCGCAGATTGCCGCCCGTGCCGATCATCACTACAAGGTGGAAAAGGCGGTGGAGGGCGGGCGCACCGTCAGCCGGGTCCGGCGCCTGGTGCCGGCCGAACGGCTTGAGGAGATCGCGCGAATGCTCAGTGGCAATACCTCCGACGCGGCGCTCAAGCATGCCCGCGAACTGCTCGACGTCCCGCACGTGTCCTGA
- a CDS encoding alginate biosynthesis protein AlgP, translating into MNKEMNTGVSNRSLMLLGALAALTLNRDARTRLVGGTRHAWEGAHVALDETVKPALGTAASQAQDLAQAAAQRSASTLGTIREEGPGRAQAMLHTAVEAAGHLAHTMQERAGHLAEDAGQKTKKHRRQAGRALKSTGKDLGQSLQGAKETGLGVLAGVQEGVQHLFHDAGDDVAAGRRQAQRRLAQARQEAEQELRRSGRKWKEAKLERAVNKRIAPLHKQTRRELARLDKEAMKQYKASSGHGGVGSTLTSVALVGTGIAVLARVPSVRQSILRAVESVNPEVAESLKRASRNARDVIGSAWLDSIEENKQTPAPGAAAATQAGTTGGTWGASVEPGSPAAARTQAEQAQEKAVNRSAAEGGSDEKRSGTNNTN; encoded by the coding sequence ATGAACAAAGAGATGAATACTGGTGTCAGCAACCGCAGCCTGATGCTTCTGGGCGCCCTGGCGGCACTGACATTAAACCGCGACGCGCGCACCCGACTGGTGGGGGGAACCCGGCACGCCTGGGAGGGCGCACACGTGGCCCTCGACGAGACCGTTAAACCTGCCCTGGGCACGGCGGCCTCACAGGCACAGGACCTGGCCCAGGCGGCAGCGCAGCGCAGTGCCAGCACCCTGGGCACCATCCGCGAGGAAGGCCCTGGGCGGGCGCAGGCCATGCTGCACACTGCGGTCGAAGCGGCAGGCCACCTCGCGCACACGATGCAGGAACGCGCCGGCCATCTGGCCGAGGACGCGGGTCAAAAGACCAAAAAGCACCGCCGGCAGGCTGGGCGGGCGCTGAAGTCCACCGGCAAGGATCTGGGGCAGAGCCTCCAGGGGGCCAAGGAAACAGGACTTGGGGTGCTGGCCGGTGTTCAGGAAGGAGTGCAGCATCTGTTTCACGACGCGGGTGATGATGTTGCCGCCGGGCGGAGGCAGGCGCAGCGGCGACTGGCACAAGCACGCCAGGAAGCCGAGCAGGAACTGCGCCGCAGCGGGAGAAAATGGAAGGAAGCCAAGCTGGAGCGCGCTGTGAATAAACGGATCGCCCCACTGCATAAACAGACCCGCCGGGAGCTGGCGCGTCTGGATAAGGAAGCCATGAAGCAGTACAAAGCCAGTTCCGGACACGGTGGTGTGGGCAGCACGTTGACGTCGGTTGCGCTGGTGGGCACGGGGATCGCGGTTCTGGCCCGCGTTCCTTCGGTGCGCCAGAGCATCCTCCGCGCGGTGGAGAGCGTCAACCCCGAGGTTGCCGAGTCCCTGAAGCGTGCCAGCCGCAACGCACGCGACGTGATCGGCTCGGCGTGGCTCGACAGCATCGAGGAAAATAAGCAGACGCCCGCACCGGGTGCGGCCGCTGCGACACAGGCCGGCACGACTGGTGGCACCTGGGGCGCTTCCGTGGAGCCAGGCTCCCCCGCCGCGGCACGCACGCAGGCTGAACAGGCGCAGGAGAAGGCAGTCAACCGGTCGGCGGCTGAAGGCGGCAGTGACGAGAAGCGATCTGGAACAAATAACACCAACTAA
- the pckA gene encoding phosphoenolpyruvate carboxykinase (ATP): MTTLHAPLADLGLKNVRIHLNPNVDQLYADAIRLGEGVRAATGPLAVKTNKTGRSPKDRFIVEDDLTRDTVWWGGFNTPVGADVFDRLLSKMAAHTEGKELFVQQVFAGTDPEHRIAVRMVTEMAYHSLFIRNMFVRPTPQELDHFQADWTVLNVPSFKADPATDGVRSDTFIIVNFTKKMIIAGGTQYAGENKKGIFGVLNFLLPERGVMPMHCSANIGEDGDTALFFGLSGTGKTTLSADPGRRLIGDDEHGWTDSGVFNFEGGCYAKVINLNPEAEPAIFRTTETYGTVLENVVLREDGTPDLDDGSLTENTRSAYPIDQIDNRQPDGMGGIPRNIVFLTADAYGVLPPISRLSPEQMMYQFISGFTAKIPGTEDGVTEPSPTFSTCFGAPFMPRHPGEYARLLAEKVQTSGAKVWLVNTGWTGGMYGQGRRMSIRHTRAMINAALSGQLDSVKFEREPFFHLEIPTEVPGVPAEVLNPREAWADKGAYDETARKLARMFRENFKRFEEGVDPAVTASMPNPDA, encoded by the coding sequence ATGACTACCCTTCATGCTCCTCTTGCCGACCTCGGTCTCAAGAATGTCCGCATCCATCTGAACCCCAACGTCGATCAGCTGTATGCCGACGCCATCCGCCTGGGTGAGGGTGTCAGGGCAGCAACCGGTCCCCTGGCGGTGAAAACCAACAAGACCGGCCGGAGCCCCAAAGACCGTTTCATCGTGGAAGACGACCTGACCCGCGACACGGTGTGGTGGGGGGGCTTCAATACCCCAGTCGGCGCAGACGTCTTTGACCGGCTGTTGAGCAAAATGGCTGCTCACACCGAGGGCAAGGAACTGTTCGTTCAGCAGGTGTTTGCCGGCACCGACCCGGAGCACCGTATTGCCGTTCGTATGGTCACCGAAATGGCGTACCATAGCCTGTTTATCCGCAATATGTTCGTGCGTCCCACCCCCCAGGAACTGGACCACTTCCAGGCCGACTGGACCGTATTGAATGTTCCAAGCTTTAAGGCTGATCCGGCGACCGATGGCGTGCGCAGCGACACGTTCATCATCGTCAACTTCACGAAAAAGATGATTATCGCTGGCGGCACCCAGTACGCCGGAGAAAACAAGAAGGGTATTTTCGGAGTCCTGAACTTCCTGCTGCCCGAACGGGGCGTCATGCCCATGCACTGCTCGGCCAATATCGGCGAAGACGGTGACACCGCCCTGTTTTTTGGCCTGAGTGGCACCGGCAAGACCACCCTTTCCGCTGATCCGGGCCGCCGGCTGATCGGGGATGACGAGCACGGCTGGACCGACTCCGGCGTGTTCAACTTCGAGGGCGGTTGCTATGCCAAGGTCATCAACCTGAATCCGGAAGCGGAGCCGGCCATTTTCCGCACCACCGAAACTTACGGCACAGTGCTGGAAAACGTGGTTTTGCGCGAGGACGGTACGCCTGACCTCGACGACGGATCACTGACCGAAAACACCCGTAGTGCCTATCCCATCGACCAGATCGACAACCGCCAGCCTGACGGCATGGGCGGAATCCCCAGGAACATCGTCTTCCTGACCGCCGACGCTTATGGAGTCCTGCCCCCCATCAGCCGCCTGAGCCCCGAGCAGATGATGTACCAGTTCATCAGCGGCTTCACGGCCAAGATTCCCGGCACCGAGGACGGTGTCACCGAACCCAGCCCGACGTTCAGCACCTGTTTCGGCGCCCCCTTTATGCCGCGTCATCCCGGCGAATATGCCCGTCTACTGGCGGAAAAGGTTCAGACCAGCGGTGCGAAGGTCTGGCTGGTCAATACCGGCTGGACCGGAGGCATGTACGGCCAAGGCAGGCGCATGAGTATCCGGCACACCCGTGCCATGATCAACGCAGCGCTCAGTGGTCAGCTTGACAGCGTCAAATTCGAGCGTGAGCCCTTCTTCCACCTGGAAATTCCCACCGAGGTTCCTGGAGTTCCCGCCGAGGTTCTGAACCCGCGTGAAGCCTGGGCTGACAAGGGCGCGTACGACGAGACCGCGCGCAAACTCGCCCGCATGTTCCGCGAGAACTTCAAGCGGTTCGAGGAAGGAGTAGACCCGGCCGTGACGGCAAGCATGCCGAATCCCGACGCCTGA
- a CDS encoding metallophosphoesterase: protein MRVFAIADLHLATVTPKPMTVFGPQWSGHPEAIFTHWREVVRPEDLVLLPGDLSWAMRLPDAMTDLAPVAALPGIKVLLRGNHDYWWPTVSKLRAALPSGMLAVQNDAVRVGPVVVCGSRGWTTPGYEPLSDEDDRLLRREAERLALSVEAARRLRQPGDRLILMLHYPPASPPYPPNPLTRVIESVGPDMVVYGHLHGTSPERAMRHVGGIPAHLVAADGLRFRPRLLLDTGSVE from the coding sequence ATGCGTGTCTTTGCCATTGCCGACCTCCACCTGGCCACCGTGACGCCCAAGCCCATGACGGTGTTCGGACCGCAGTGGTCCGGTCATCCGGAGGCCATCTTCACGCACTGGCGCGAGGTGGTTCGGCCAGAAGATCTGGTGCTGCTTCCAGGTGACCTCTCGTGGGCGATGAGGCTTCCGGATGCCATGACAGACCTGGCACCGGTGGCTGCCCTTCCGGGAATCAAGGTGCTGCTCCGGGGCAACCATGACTACTGGTGGCCAACCGTCTCGAAGCTGCGCGCGGCCCTGCCCTCCGGCATGCTGGCCGTACAGAACGACGCCGTGCGGGTCGGCCCGGTGGTGGTGTGCGGCTCACGTGGGTGGACGACACCGGGGTACGAGCCTCTGAGCGATGAGGATGACCGCTTACTACGTCGCGAAGCCGAGCGCCTCGCCCTGAGTGTGGAAGCGGCGCGCCGCCTGCGCCAGCCTGGGGACCGCCTGATCCTGATGCTGCACTACCCGCCGGCTTCACCACCTTATCCCCCGAACCCGCTGACCCGGGTTATCGAGTCCGTAGGGCCCGACATGGTCGTATACGGGCACCTGCATGGAACTTCGCCTGAGCGGGCCATGCGGCACGTCGGTGGTATCCCGGCGCACCTGGTCGCTGCCGACGGATTACGGTTCAGACCGCGGTTGCTGCTCGACACGGGAAGTGTGGAGTAG